DNA from Musa acuminata AAA Group cultivar baxijiao chromosome BXJ1-5, Cavendish_Baxijiao_AAA, whole genome shotgun sequence:
TCCAATTCACTATATGGACTGTGTCCTGCTAATGATTTGGATTATGTATGTGGGTCATAGGGGCCTTTATTTAACTAATGTTAATTTATTCAAAGTTATTTGAATCAAACTAATGTAAATCTTACTCATATTTTCTTAGGCACCTCTAATTTGGAATGTTCCCTTAATCTTGAAAGAATTTAATTAGCTTCCTATTGGAAAATAGGTTGATTTGATAGAAAaagtcatttttttttatttttttaagtgatGTCTCATGTTTTCTATATGAAACTTATTATTCACAGCTTCTCTATACTATTGAcaatctattttttaaaaaataaaaaaaaatgttattttactatttatagtgctagcattaatgaatttatttttctttttctttttcccaaaACCTCTTATTTTATCCTCATCAATACCACTCGATGTTGTTCGACCTTATTTATCAACCCCTCGATATCATCCTCGGAGGAGAAAagagataaaaaagaataatacggataagaggagaagaaggaagaacaaAAGATGGTATTTACATCCATGTGCAAAGGAtagtttagaaatattaaaaaaaattaaaatgatattataaatagcaaaaaagagattacaaataataatattttttttatatttcttatataGAATCCTTACCCTTttcaaatatctaaaatattcttttatcaaaaaaataattattttccatCAAAACCCAATTAATTAAATCAAATTGGACCGACTACAATGTTCAGTagcttaaattattattattattattattattattattattattattattattattccacaTTGaatgtaaataaatattttaaagttcttcaatatatttaaaaatatttttaaggctaaatgagaaaataaattttgtttttctttatttttgaataTACTAAAACATTCCTAATTTTTGTTAAAATCATGAAGACTATCATTAAACTAATAaaattagttttttattttttggggATTTAACTAATTAAGAGTTACTTACGATATTCTTAAACAAAATTAAAATGTTTTAatttatcaataaaatattataaatccatttaaaaatattataattgggtAGTGCTCCacctttattttttatcattcctccatgaaaaatgaaatatatatatatatatatatatatatatgtgtgtgtgtgtgtgtgtgtgtgtgtgtgtatatatatatatatatatatatatatatatatatatatatatatatatatgcatatatatatatatatatatatgtatatatgtatatatatacatatatgtatatatatatatatgtatatatgtatatatatatatatatatatatgtatatatatatatatatatatatgtatatatatatatatatgtatatatatatatgtatatatatatatgtatatatatatatatacatatatatatatatacatatatacatatatatatatacatatatacatatatatatatatatacatatatacatatatatatatatatatatacatatatacatatatatatatatatatatatatatatatgcctgaTTTTAAGTTTATGTaagataaaaaaagaatttttatctttatttatttaaaaatatgtcAAAACCTTCTTAATTTTCATCAAGAAACTCATAAACTATCATACAAATCATTTTATAAAGTCAAAATCTATAACAAGATTGATAATAAAGGTTGATGGggatttaaattaattaaggCTTGGTTACAATATTTGGATAGAGTTATGATATTTTGGTGCACTTAACAAAAAAATGCTATTAATAAAGCCTTTTTACCTTCCtggaaaataaatacaaaaaatactataactcaataatatttcatcctttataattagaatttttatatttatttattttaatatattagaaCCTTCTTAATTTTCATCTAAAAACTTTCACAAAAATcatttcaaaaaatcaaaatcttTAATAAGATTGATAATAAAGGTTGATGaggatttaaattaattaaggTTGGGTTACATTATTTGAATAGAGTTATGGTATTTTGGAAcactaacaaaaaaaaatactattaataaaatattttttattaacaatAAAAAAGGATGTGATAAAGAAGAATTTTATGGTAGAGGAaacggaagaggaagaggaagctgaGGAAGAGACACTATGATGGGCACGatgaataaaaattattaaattatgattaaaaaaCTATAAGAGTAGAATTCAATGTTATTATTGTAAAAAGTTTAGTCATAAGTTAGattgctaaaaaaaaaaaaaagaagcaagcaAACTatgtaaaagaaaataaagaaaatagtaagttggttatgactcattcacaagttaatgatatcctgaatgatatttaattttttgatagTAGATGTTCTAGTCATATATTAGATATAAGATTAATATTTAGAGATCTTAGTGAAActcacaagttcaaaattagacttGAGATAACAAGTGTAtccaagaaaaagaggaaaaaacaaCAATTGATGTGAAGATAAGTCAAGAAAAGGTAAAatacatttataatattttatttattcttaGTTTATCATATAACTTATTGAGTATTAAATAATTGATGAATGATAGATATTCAATGTCgattcatgcactattaaagattaAAAACTTTGCTTTGTATATTTACATGACTCAAAATAAGATGTTTCCAATTGATATATTAAATGTTAAAAAGCATGATCTTAttgtaactcaaaagaatgagcttAATTTATAACATTTAAGAAATAGACACCGATATTAAAGATTTAAAGCTAttaagtaaaataataataaattttagatttttttaaattaatacaGAATACATTTATGGTAAGCAAAGTAAAAAAGTATTTCCTATTAGAAAAGTATGGAGAGTATCTAATTATCTTAAATTAATTCATGTTGATTTATGtgaacctatgaatacaaaatcatccaatagaaattgatattttttattgtttataaaTGATAATAGTTTGGGTATAATTTTTAGAactaaaatctaaaaaatttaataatttttaaaaattcaaagcACTTATGAAAAGGCAAAATAGTAAagaatttgtatctaatgagtttaatttttTCTGTGAAAAAAATGATATTCGTAAAGAATTGATAGCACTATATATACTGAAGTAAAATAATatagctgaacgtaagaatcgAATTATTATTGAAATGATAAAAAGTTTGCTTAAGAGAAAACATCTTCCACATCAGTTTTGGGCATAAATAATTATAGcagtaatttatttattaaatatttcactaatAAAGgatattatgaatcaaactccCTTTAAAGCTGGGATAATATGAAGCCAAGCATAAgtcatttaagaattttttattgaATTTCTTATACTTTGataaattcataaaatcatcacaagttggatgaaaaatctaaaaattatatcttaattagtTATTTCTTACGATCTAAAGTATATTGATTGCGACAAAGTTATTCTTAAAAGAAATATTATGCTTGATAAAAGAGCAAGTTAGAATTGGAAGTACAACGAAGgtgaaaaataaatttagattTCAACATATACTCTACATAATCAAATGATAGATCTTGCTTCAATAAGTTCATTATCAGTCTCACTTAATAGTACTTCAAATTTATCACATGATTCCTCGTATGAAAGCCCTATAAGAAAATTGATATCATAAAGTATTATATTATAGATAAACAAATTATAGATATTCTCATCAAATCACTCTCATTTCGTAAacatatttatttcttatttcaaattaatatatataacttTGAATCCAGTTTTTACCATTTTCGTTCTCCTAAATCTCCAACACAGTCATTTCATCCTATATCTTTCCATACAACTCATCTCTATGTTCTTATTGTAGATCGATCCATTCCCCATAAAGATACTGACACACCAACACGTGACATGCTTATTTAGATTTAGAGTAGGTATGGAATTCATCTCCCACCTACTCTGCGCAGCATCAGGCGCCATAGAGATGGGCGGAAAGCTTTGGCTTGACGACGACCTCGAGCGGCACTTTCCTAGGCGTCGACAGCCCGAAGATCTCCTCCATGCTCAGCTCCTCTGCCTTCATCCCGGCCGGCAGGCGCCACTCGAAGCCGTGCAGCAGGTTGGCCAGGCTCAGCTGGATCACCTTGAGGCCGAGGCTGTAGCCGGGGCACATCCGCCGCCCCGCCCCGAATGGCAGCAGCTCGAAGTCGTGCCCCTTGACGTCGATCTGGCTGCCGACGAACCGCTCCGGCCGGAATTCCTCCGGCGCGTCCCACACCGACGGGTCGCGCCCGATGGCCCACACGCTGACCAGCACCCGCGCCCCCGCGGGGATGTCGTAGCCATCGACGGTGGTGTGCTCGCGCGAGAGGCGGGGGACGAGCATGGGCGCCACCGGGTGCAGCCGCATGGTCTCCTTGACGATGGCCTCAACGTACGGCAGGCGGGACACGTCCCTCTCCTCCACCCACCGCCCCCGGCCTACGACGCGGTCCAGCTCCTCCGTCGCCTTCTCGAGCACCTCGGGGCGCATGAGGAGCTCCGAGATGGACCATTCCACGGTCACGGCGGAGCTCTCGGTGCCGCCAGCGATCAGGTCCTGGTGGTTACGTCCAAGTACAGATTAAAGACCGTGTAAGCTAAGAGGTAGATTGGATTCAAAGGCGAACGTACAAACTAACCTGGGTGAAGGCCTTGACGCCATGTCTCTCGAGCTTGACATCCAAATTGGGATCGTCCGCGAGCTGCAGGAGCACGTCCACCATGTCTCTGGCGACGAATCCCTCCCCCTCGCGCTGCCGACGCTCGTTGTGCTCGTCCAGCACGTGCTCCAGGAACCGGTCAAACTTTTTGCTTACCTTCTTCATCCTCCGGATGTAGCCCTGCAGGTCTAGGCCGTCGAGCCACGGTATGGAGTCGCCGATGTTCATGACGCCGTTGAGCAGGAACAACTCGTCCAGCATCTCCTTGAACTCTTCAGGCGACACGATCGCCGCAACCTCCGTCCTGTCCAGGTACTTCTTCCCCAGCACCATGCGGCTGATGACGTTGAGGCTGACGGTGGAGAGGTGGTCTTTGAGGAGGACGATCCCCCCTGACGACTTGAAGAGGTCCCGGAGCAGCGCCCGTACCTCCTCCACTCGTATGTACTCATAGGACTCGAGCCTCTTGGCGCTGAACAGCTCCAACAGGCACATCTTGCGCGCCTGCCGCCAGTAGGGGCCGTAGGGCGACCAGGTGATGTCGGAGTAGTTGTAGGTGGTGTACTTGCCGGCGGCGGTCTTGGGGCGGGAGACGAAGGAGACGTCGTGGGTCTTGAGGAAGAACTTGGCCATCTCCACGGAGGAACCGACGACGACGGGGAAGGAGCCGAAGCGGAGGTACATGATGGGGCCATATTTCTGGGAGAGGGCGTGGAGGGAGCGATGGGGGAGGGAGCCAATGAGGTTGAGATTGCCGATGATGGGCCATGCCCTCGGCCCCGGCGGCAGGTTCAGCTTACGGCGGCGGCCGGCGAGGGCTCTGAGAAAAACAATCACTAGTATGATGGTTGAGTACATCACCCATGGTGGAAGTTCCATTGGCGGATGCCAGCAAACAGCAGAACAGAGTAtgggaggaagggaggaggaggtggtgattGCAGTGGAGGATGGTTGCAAGGTTATTTATAGAGGAGAAAGCCATGGAATTCTATTTGATATATGTCATTACATTACAATGTGCGCGTGCTTCTTCTTCGTTATTTCCTCTTCGGTTGTTCAAAGGCCTCCTTCACTATTTTATCCCTCCTTGTCTGTGGTTGCAGTCGACTGGAAATTGACTTGAAGGCTACTGTTCAATGCCTGGACTCAATCCCTGGTAAGATTGGAAATAACTGAGATAGCATTAAAGAAAAGTCGATCACCAAATGTTGTCAGTGATCTTCGTGGAAATTGGCTGTGAACTCCAGGAGATCTTACAAGCATTCACAGTCTCCTCCCATGTCAATCTCCATGTTTTAATGGAGTTGACCGGCGAGAAGACTGTGTCTGTATGCATGACCAACATGATCTGGTGGAGACACAGTGCTTCCTTCACTTCACAGCCGAAGGGAACGGTTGACTGAGCTATTGACCGTCAAAGTCTTCTCTTGAACAGTACCAACTCCACATGAGACATGCAAAAGAGAAAGGAAGCCTTCGTTGACTCCTTTTAGGTcaacaagaagaaaaaagaagaaagatacTTTGGATCTTGCACTTTCATATTGACAAAGTTGCACTTGCACTTGCTGCCAACTTTCTTTCCAAGTGTGAAAGTGTGAAGAGGaaacttttaagcaattgtatGAATCTAGAAGTGGGAACAAATGGATTTTGAAAAGGGAAATCAACTTTGAggggacaaaaaaaaaagaatctaaaTTTCAGTGTTTTTGTTTTATGATTACTCAATGCAAGTTGTACTTTTGCATGAGTTTAACTTATATAGCAGGAATTAATTCATATGCTATTTAAGCAAAAGAAAGGATTAGAAAGTTGTTGGCTGGTCTACTCAACTCACTAATTTATATAGTTAGATGGTAGAGAGAGAGGAATAGAAGACAAGACAGGAACATTTATGGATGATATAAATAAAATGGTACCCTTACAATTCTTGAttgcatgatataaaataaaaaatggtaAATGATTAGTGATGAAAATTAGCTTCAGAAAGGGATCTTTTAAGTCACCATCAATTGCATGAATCACAACAGAGtttaaaaatcacttttatctTTTTAGATATCATGAAAATGAGTGTGATAACAAAACAAGCATCCTTTTCAGCATGTAACATGCATGCAAAAGTCAACAGGACACATATTTTGTTTATCACTTGTGCTTAGACTCTTCCACTCAAATTCTATTTGAGTATAGTTTTGTAGCTGAAGGTTCACccaccatgagagagagagagggagagatgtGATCTTGCTATCTGCCAAAAGAACAAAGAATTAAAACTCCTGGTCAAAACAATCATAGCAAATAAATATGCTTCAACTGCTTTGGGACAAAGTATGTAATGTGTACACCACAAGAAATGTTCAGAACCATGAGTGTCACAAATTATCATGTCCATTTCATGCTATTGCCCAAAGAAGCTTTTAACAGAAAACCAGTTTAGCCGATGTGAACTATTGACAAACAAAGCTctgcaaagaaaaaaaaggtaGAGACTTGTGAAAATCATATCCAACAAAAAATGATAGGTCGAAAGAGACTAAAATGATGAAAGAGTGTTGCAAAAACCCTGACAAATAAGCATTTGGATAATATAAACTGGAAAGGAAGAACATCACAGGAAATGTCTACTTGAGCAACATCAGTCCTTGTCGCACTCTAAATCACAATGGATTAGCAAAAGAGATTACAAAAGACGTTGATAAATAAGAATTTGGATGGCAATAATAGAAATGGTGGAATCTCATAGGAAACATCTACTTGAGCAACAGCAGTCCTTGTGGCACATTCTAAATCACAATGGAGTTGCTTCTGAGAGAACTCTGAGTTAGAGAAAGAGATCACCATTCTCTTTGACAGCAGAATGCTTGTTGCAAGAATGCCCTCAAGCATGAGAATCACATTGGCATGTCTGACTTCAATTGAGGAAGATGTTAAAGAACACTAGTTTGATCATACTAGTGATCCAAATGAGATGCAACCAGATTAGAGCATTCCGCTATTTGGTGGTGTGTAAAATGCAGCAATCAGAAGTAAGCCATAAAGATATCAGTAAATAGACAGGTTATAGATGCAATATTCTGTGTCAATTGGAAAACATGCACTCACCATTAGGTCCCATCAGAGGACCTTCCTAGCTAAATCCTGTCCCTACATCAATTGGTGAAATGAAGGTCATTTCATGTATCTTAGCTCGACCGATCACCAAGAATATATGTACACGACCCTCCAAAATTTTCCCTTTCTTCCCTCATTTATATTTCTCAAATGCAAATATGTAACTACCAGGCAAGAAGTGCAAAATTATGTTACTCCACAAACTCCTAGGTCTTCTGCACATTTATGCACATTTTTTGTATAGTCACCAATATACAATATGCATATAATTTTCACCACAATACAAAAGAGACATTCCAGAAAACAACACAGGCTCAATAATCTGACAATCGATTATTACAAACTTATAGTCACACAAACAATCCAAAGCAATGACAAGTTTATTCCTTGCAACAAACCGTTCCATAGAAATTACAAATTTGATGAGTTTCTTATAGAAGGGCAGTAAATTCTACTGGCTGAAAGTATTGcaagaaaaaatataataatggaAACATGAAATTgagaagaagataaaagaaaaagttGAATCAGATTTAGTTCCTCCACCACCGGTTATTGTGAAAGCAAATGTAGAAAGAACAAAATATTATACATTATATATAAAGTCTCATAATAACTCAAGCTACTTAATTTATGGCAAGTGAATTCAatgaatgaataataataattctaaaGAATAAACCAACATGTGTTTCTTTTTAAGCACACATTATTTACATGTATCTTAAATAATTTGAGATTAACTATTTAAGTTGAGTACATGTCTTCATAATTATTTTCACTATTTTGGCAAACATTAAAAAGAAATTATTTCTTATCTAAACCTATCCGCTGATAATTGTGCGAACCATCTAAAATTAAGAAGCACTTTCTTGAAAACCAACATAAACATTGCAAAGTACTCCTTAAACCATTTTAACAGGTTATTAATTGTCATTATATCCATCTTCCAATTCAAGTGGCCTTTTTTATAGTCAAGATATATAATATCACAACATTCCCTTTTGGaacaaatgaataaaaaaaatatactgaATTATTACCTTCATTGTGTCTAGATGGTTCAAATTGAAAAAATCTCTTATAATTGGTGAGCAAAGCTAGGAATGATTACCAACCGAAATTGGCTAGAGAGCTACTCCAAGAAATATCCTCTCATATAATAAATCTGAAGGTTACACCTCTTGTGTATGTATGAACTAGAAGTGGGTACAGTTGTAAAATGGGCATGATCAAAACATATTTATCATCAGACACAGAAAGCTACGTCAATCGATTAACTCCCAAAAGAATATAACAGTAACATTTGCTAGACAATCACAGGACTTTGGATCACAACCTAGGTTGTTTTCATAAACAATCCAAGCCATCCTTTTCTTTTTGAGATCTTGGACAGACATAATTGGTAAAATAAACAGAGAACTAAAACAGTAGTTTTTTGAAGTTCAAATAGACACCTAAACAGTAGCAACATGTATTGCTTGTGCAAACAGCAAGTGTGATATTCATGTCAAGCCTCTAAATATCATAAGTACACAACATGAGCATGaatcatttataattttatttagactTATTTATCCGAAAAACACAAATTGTTCATGCCTTAAACTTCACCTGTGAAGGGTGTCAAAAGCCTGCTCACATTGACAAGAGATCCATTGATAATGAAGAAGGTACACTCTGGATACTACTCACCGAGAACATATTGAGGGATGCCCAACCAGTAAATGTTCACTATCATGCCATGTAAGCTGCCTTTTGTGAAGAAATAGCAGATTGAACTCGTACAAAATGCAACAACCTATCAAGAGACACAAGTAACTGAGCAAAACATATTAGATTTGAGGTTGTTTTAGCCTTTTAGGTACCATGAGCATAGTGCCTACAGAAAAACACCATTTGGGCCTCCTCAGAACAAGCTGACAAGGCTCATTTGATAAATTGCTTTCTTCAGTTCCTGGTCACGACATAACACTACATTTGAATAACATGAAAAGCATATTATGATTGTAGGTATGTAAGTGAGAAAGCAAACATGTTTCATATGTATATGCATCTTTCCATATGTATCATTTACACAGGTACTAGCTATAGTAGACAATAGCTTTACCAGACAATATTGTGCTGTCAGCATAAATTGGCAGAAAAAAGACAGTTCGTATAATGCTCAGAATAACATGCTTCCTCCAATTTCAGTGCATGATCAACTTATACCAAGCTCATCATCCCAATTGCACTGCTCACCCTAATAGAGATGAAGATAAGATACATGATGATGAGGCCAAATCCTAATGTCTTGCTAGGGCGCATATCATTTCTTGACAATACAAACAGGGCCCATATTAGTCCAGACATTAAAAAAGCCATAGTCCACACCAAAGAACTATCCTGAGGAAGCACAAATGACTCAGGTCTTGCTGAACAAGCCCCAAGCAACATAGAGATCCCCAAACCAGCGAGCGTATTGAACATAGGCCCTGCATAACATCCTGACATGGCAACTTGTACTCCATCGTCGCCTTTCATTGCTAAGGC
Protein-coding regions in this window:
- the LOC135674496 gene encoding trimethyltridecatetraene synthase-like, with the protein product MELPPWVMYSTIILVIVFLRALAGRRRKLNLPPGPRAWPIIGNLNLIGSLPHRSLHALSQKYGPIMYLRFGSFPVVVGSSVEMAKFFLKTHDVSFVSRPKTAAGKYTTYNYSDITWSPYGPYWRQARKMCLLELFSAKRLESYEYIRVEEVRALLRDLFKSSGGIVLLKDHLSTVSLNVISRMVLGKKYLDRTEVAAIVSPEEFKEMLDELFLLNGVMNIGDSIPWLDGLDLQGYIRRMKKVSKKFDRFLEHVLDEHNERRQREGEGFVARDMVDVLLQLADDPNLDVKLERHGVKAFTQDLIAGGTESSAVTVEWSISELLMRPEVLEKATEELDRVVGRGRWVEERDVSRLPYVEAIVKETMRLHPVAPMLVPRLSREHTTVDGYDIPAGARVLVSVWAIGRDPSVWDAPEEFRPERFVGSQIDVKGHDFELLPFGAGRRMCPGYSLGLKVIQLSLANLLHGFEWRLPAGMKAEELSMEEIFGLSTPRKVPLEVVVKPKLSAHLYGA